One genomic window of Ruminococcus gauvreauii includes the following:
- a CDS encoding substrate-binding domain-containing protein: MRKRVLATLLAAGMVMGSLAGCGGSDGESKDSGSKEAETTEEAEAKDDAATDGEDAASGDMAEVLGDITMVIANRDEFLSEMESGAIKAAEALGVKMTTVDAQNDQSKLLQFVETAKNNDQKVIIVNPVDAAADACQQIVDAAGDMKVVFVNRPPDDIDAGSKVLNENVVYVGSNEMTSGYFQGEALAKYFKEQGKTDIKYILIQGTLGQVATTNRTTSLLKAFEDNGINAEEATAPLVADWDRATAQDMITPLLTTIEYDCIVGNCDALSLGAVEAMKSQGLDPSSVPIVGIDATTDGRQAIHDGDMYMTVFQNAAGQGYGAMKAAANLVQGKPANEGTEWELDETGSIVWIPFEPVNIDNVDEYDNYTLNIE, translated from the coding sequence ATGAGAAAGAGAGTATTAGCAACCTTATTGGCGGCAGGCATGGTAATGGGCAGCCTGGCAGGATGTGGAGGTTCTGACGGAGAGAGTAAGGACAGCGGAAGTAAGGAAGCAGAAACAACAGAAGAGGCAGAGGCAAAAGACGACGCAGCAACTGATGGTGAAGATGCAGCTTCCGGAGATATGGCAGAAGTTCTTGGAGACATCACAATGGTCATCGCTAACAGAGATGAGTTCCTTTCCGAGATGGAATCAGGTGCTATTAAGGCAGCTGAGGCACTGGGAGTAAAGATGACGACTGTTGATGCACAGAATGACCAGAGTAAACTTCTTCAGTTTGTTGAGACGGCAAAGAATAATGATCAGAAAGTCATCATTGTTAACCCGGTTGACGCAGCAGCGGATGCATGCCAGCAGATCGTTGATGCAGCAGGCGACATGAAAGTGGTATTTGTTAACAGACCGCCAGATGACATTGACGCTGGAAGTAAAGTTCTGAATGAGAACGTAGTATATGTAGGATCCAACGAAATGACTTCCGGTTATTTCCAGGGTGAGGCACTCGCTAAATACTTTAAAGAGCAGGGTAAGACAGACATCAAATATATCCTGATCCAGGGTACTCTGGGACAGGTTGCTACGACAAACCGTACAACCTCTCTGCTGAAAGCTTTTGAAGACAACGGTATTAACGCAGAAGAAGCAACAGCACCTCTTGTAGCTGACTGGGATCGTGCGACAGCACAGGATATGATCACACCGCTGCTGACAACCATCGAGTATGACTGTATCGTAGGTAACTGTGATGCGCTGTCTCTTGGAGCTGTTGAGGCTATGAAATCACAGGGCCTTGATCCATCTTCTGTTCCGATCGTCGGCATCGACGCTACGACAGACGGACGTCAGGCTATCCATGACGGCGACATGTACATGACAGTGTTCCAGAATGCAGCAGGACAGGGATACGGAGCTATGAAAGCGGCCGCAAACCTTGTACAGGGAAAACCTGCTAATGAAGGAACAGAGTGGGAACTGGATGAGACAGGAAGCATCGTATGGATTCCATTTGAGCCGGTTAATATCGACAATGTAGACGAATATGACAATTACACTCTGAATATCGAATGA
- a CDS encoding sugar ABC transporter ATP-binding protein, producing MHDIVKEFPGVRALKGVQLKVRPGTVHTLMGENGAGKSTLMKCLIGIHPATSGKIIYKGKEVSFKSTQEALDAGISMIHQELSPVYERSVCDNVWLGREPKKGILTDHKKMYDDCVELFQRMGLDIDPHEKMKDLTVAKMQMVEIVKAVSYDSSIVIMDEPTSALTESEVEDLFKIIADLKEKGVAIVYISHKMDEIFRISDDITVYRDGEYIATDRAENLTQDKLIQLMVGREITDMFPKTECPIGEVVLKVEDLCAGRLVQHVSFELRKGEILGFAGLVGAGRTETMETIFGMRHKTSGKIIKDGKELEIKSPKDAIENHISLLTEDRRGNGIVGLLSVRENMVMANLNLKAYGMPLNAKKMREDAQTYIDKIRVKTPTMETPIQNLSGGNQQKVLVGRWLLTNPDVLIVDEPTRGIDVGAKSEIHALLSELAGQGKAIIVVSSEMPEVMGVADRMVVMHEGHVSGILDRSEFSQELIMKYATSHEVEAKAN from the coding sequence ATGCATGATATTGTAAAAGAATTTCCTGGAGTAAGGGCATTGAAGGGCGTTCAGTTAAAAGTACGCCCCGGAACCGTACATACGCTGATGGGTGAGAATGGTGCCGGAAAATCCACATTGATGAAATGCCTGATCGGTATTCATCCCGCAACCTCGGGAAAAATCATCTATAAAGGAAAAGAAGTCAGCTTTAAGAGTACACAGGAAGCACTGGATGCGGGAATTTCGATGATCCATCAGGAGCTCTCCCCGGTATATGAACGCTCCGTGTGTGACAACGTATGGCTGGGAAGGGAACCGAAGAAAGGGATCCTGACCGACCACAAGAAGATGTATGATGACTGCGTGGAACTGTTTCAGCGCATGGGGCTGGACATAGACCCGCATGAGAAGATGAAAGACCTGACCGTCGCAAAAATGCAGATGGTCGAGATTGTAAAGGCGGTGTCCTATGATTCGTCGATCGTAATCATGGATGAGCCGACCTCCGCCCTGACGGAGTCAGAGGTTGAGGACCTGTTTAAGATTATTGCAGATTTGAAAGAAAAAGGCGTAGCCATTGTTTATATTTCGCATAAGATGGACGAGATCTTCCGGATCAGTGATGACATCACGGTATACCGGGACGGCGAGTACATCGCGACGGACCGCGCGGAGAACCTGACGCAGGACAAGCTGATCCAGCTGATGGTAGGGCGCGAGATCACGGATATGTTCCCGAAGACGGAATGCCCGATCGGGGAAGTGGTGCTGAAGGTGGAGGACCTGTGCGCAGGGCGGCTGGTGCAGCACGTGTCGTTTGAGCTGAGGAAGGGAGAGATCCTGGGATTCGCAGGGCTTGTGGGAGCAGGCCGGACGGAGACGATGGAGACGATCTTCGGGATGCGGCACAAGACGTCCGGGAAGATCATCAAGGACGGGAAAGAGCTGGAGATCAAAAGCCCGAAGGATGCGATCGAGAACCACATCAGCCTGCTGACGGAAGACCGGCGCGGGAACGGGATCGTGGGGCTGTTGAGCGTGCGTGAGAACATGGTGATGGCAAACCTGAACCTGAAGGCGTACGGGATGCCGCTGAATGCGAAGAAGATGCGTGAGGACGCGCAGACGTACATAGATAAGATCCGGGTGAAGACCCCGACAATGGAAACCCCTATCCAGAACCTGTCCGGAGGGAACCAGCAGAAGGTGCTGGTCGGAAGATGGCTGCTGACCAACCCGGACGTGCTGATCGTGGACGAGCCGACGCGAGGAATCGACGTCGGGGCGAAGTCCGAGATCCATGCCCTGCTGTCGGAACTGGCAGGCCAGGGGAAAGCGATCATCGTGGTATCATCGGAGATGCCGGAAGTCATGGGAGTGGCGGACCGCATGGTGGTGATGCACGAAGGGCATGTGAGCGGAATCCTGGACCGTTCGGAATTCTCACAGGAATTGATCATGAAATATGCGACTTCCCATGAAGTGGAAGCCAAAGCGAATTAG
- a CDS encoding ABC transporter permease, which yields MNAKTKKRLSDNMIWIVLIVLVILVSIINPKFLTIANLRTLLTGESIKGIMAFGVAFAILTRGIDLSIGASAALIACVTGALVQPVDLATKALANFGVQVPAIVAILLGMVMGIAIGAIQGALIAYTKMPAFIATLGGQLICRAAAKIFTTRPVSNLSDGYRWLGSGKIGPIPIIIVVFLIVFGIAAFILGQTRFGKSLYAIGGNDQAARVAGINVERNLVLTYVWCGACAALGGILLAGRAGSADPANSGLNYELDAIAAATVGGTSHTGGICRVTGVLCGILILGVINNGLVLIGVNDNFSNIIKGLIIVGAVAMDMRKNARKA from the coding sequence ATGAACGCGAAAACAAAGAAACGCTTATCTGATAATATGATCTGGATCGTGCTGATCGTCCTGGTCATCCTTGTAAGTATCATCAACCCGAAATTCTTAACGATCGCCAACCTGCGGACCCTGCTGACGGGCGAGTCCATCAAGGGAATCATGGCCTTCGGTGTGGCATTTGCGATCCTGACGCGGGGGATTGACCTGTCGATCGGTGCATCCGCGGCGCTGATCGCGTGTGTGACCGGTGCACTGGTACAGCCGGTGGACCTGGCGACAAAGGCGCTGGCAAACTTCGGCGTGCAGGTACCGGCGATTGTGGCAATCCTGCTCGGCATGGTGATGGGTATCGCCATCGGGGCGATCCAGGGTGCGCTGATCGCATACACGAAGATGCCGGCATTCATCGCGACACTGGGCGGCCAGCTGATCTGCCGTGCGGCAGCGAAGATCTTCACGACGCGCCCGGTATCGAACCTGTCAGACGGCTACCGCTGGCTGGGAAGCGGCAAGATTGGCCCGATCCCGATCATCATCGTGGTATTTTTGATTGTCTTCGGAATCGCAGCCTTTATCCTGGGGCAGACCCGTTTCGGAAAGAGCTTATATGCGATCGGAGGAAATGACCAGGCAGCGCGTGTGGCTGGTATCAACGTAGAGAGAAACCTGGTGCTGACATACGTATGGTGCGGCGCCTGTGCAGCCCTCGGCGGAATCCTGCTGGCAGGCCGTGCGGGATCTGCGGACCCTGCAAACTCCGGTTTGAACTACGAGCTGGATGCGATCGCGGCGGCAACCGTCGGCGGGACATCCCATACGGGAGGTATCTGCCGCGTGACAGGAGTCCTCTGCGGTATCCTGATCCTGGGTGTCATCAACAACGGCCTGGTACTGATCGGCGTGAATGATAACTTCAGTAATATCATCAAGGGCCTGATCATCGTCGGAGCCGTAGCGATGGATATGAGAAAGAACGCAAGAAAAGCGTGA
- a CDS encoding ABC transporter permease, whose translation MTKKKMPSFMGPLIAAVLLSIVLAIISSTFLTINNLMNILRQASINAMVSLGMLLVLLTGGIDISVGPMVALSSCVMGVLLKNGITNPFILILSCLLTGALCGEINGFIFTKLKLPHPFVSTMGSRQVFRGLALLITAAAPIGGFPDSVTFIGSANIGVFPVCFVVVIVIFAIVGIFLSKTALGRNIYSVGGNKEASRLAGINVPHTLNFVYVMSGLMCAVAGIIMMGRVGSATPLAGETFDMDAIASCVIGGASFSGGKGTVSGTLIGALLIAIIRNGLNLMGAQTDVQYIVIGIVIIAAVFVDVVRGNADIKSRMKIRAKVQADA comes from the coding sequence ATGACTAAGAAAAAAATGCCGTCCTTTATGGGACCGCTTATCGCAGCTGTATTACTGTCAATTGTTTTGGCAATCATCTCATCCACTTTTTTGACAATCAATAACCTGATGAACATTCTCAGGCAGGCCTCCATTAACGCAATGGTATCCCTGGGTATGCTGCTGGTACTGTTAACCGGAGGAATTGATATTTCCGTAGGCCCGATGGTGGCCTTATCATCCTGTGTCATGGGCGTATTGCTGAAAAATGGTATTACCAATCCTTTTATTTTGATTCTTTCCTGTCTGCTGACAGGCGCACTCTGCGGTGAGATCAATGGTTTTATTTTTACCAAACTGAAACTGCCGCATCCGTTCGTATCAACAATGGGTTCCAGACAGGTATTCCGTGGTTTGGCGCTGCTGATCACAGCTGCAGCTCCGATCGGAGGTTTCCCGGATTCTGTCACATTTATCGGTTCCGCTAACATCGGTGTATTCCCCGTCTGTTTCGTGGTTGTCATCGTAATCTTCGCAATCGTCGGTATTTTCTTATCCAAAACCGCCCTGGGACGGAACATATATTCTGTCGGCGGCAATAAGGAAGCCTCAAGGCTGGCAGGCATCAACGTACCGCACACACTGAATTTCGTCTACGTTATGTCCGGATTAATGTGTGCAGTTGCCGGAATTATCATGATGGGACGCGTCGGAAGTGCAACGCCTCTTGCGGGCGAGACCTTTGATATGGACGCGATTGCCTCCTGCGTCATCGGCGGCGCATCCTTCAGCGGCGGCAAGGGAACCGTAAGCGGAACTCTGATCGGTGCATTACTCATCGCCATTATCAGAAACGGCTTAAACCTGATGGGTGCACAGACGGATGTACAGTACATTGTCATCGGTATCGTGATCATAGCCGCAGTATTCGTTGACGTAGTCCGTGGTAACGCAGATATCAAGTCCAGAATGAAAATAAGAGCAAAGGTGCAGGCAGATGCTTAA
- a CDS encoding sugar ABC transporter ATP-binding protein: MDNVVVELKHIRKEFPGVVALDDMSLQLRKGEVHGLIGENGAGKSTLIKTITGVNIPEQGDIFVDGKKTVFHGPAESKAKGIACVYQELNIVKELPIVDNLFLGSHVKNKSGFLDYAYMNKKTEEVMASMGQKISAGEICGRLGMGQQQMVEIGRAILQDARVIILDEPTSSLGERESEELFKAVRILKEKNIAVLFISHKLEEIFEICDIVTVMRDGKHISTKPSKDMTKDSLIADMVGRTLENLYPRLEHNPGEAALEVSELTKIGQYYNVSFQAKRSEILGFSGLVGAGRTELMHGIFGSTVPDSGEIKINGSKAVIKSPQDAIRKGIAFLTEDRKQEGLVLTESIARNLSLVNLKKIRKGMFIDFSKVNKQADACVAKLKIATPSIQKNAGELSGGNQQKVVIGKWMNQDADIYIFDEPTRGIDVGAKIEVYNLMNELLTAGKCVIMVSSDLQEVLGMCDRIIIMREGKVRGELSATDDHFNQEDIMKLAWGGKLDD; this comes from the coding sequence TTGGACAACGTCGTAGTTGAATTAAAACACATCCGAAAGGAATTCCCCGGCGTCGTAGCTCTGGATGATATGTCACTTCAGTTAAGAAAAGGGGAAGTTCATGGCCTGATAGGAGAAAATGGGGCCGGTAAATCCACTTTGATCAAAACCATCACCGGTGTAAATATTCCGGAGCAGGGGGACATTTTTGTAGACGGTAAGAAAACGGTGTTTCACGGACCCGCAGAATCCAAGGCAAAAGGAATCGCCTGCGTGTATCAGGAACTGAATATCGTCAAAGAACTGCCCATCGTCGACAACCTGTTTCTGGGGAGTCATGTAAAAAACAAATCAGGTTTCCTGGATTATGCCTATATGAACAAAAAAACCGAAGAAGTCATGGCATCCATGGGACAGAAAATCTCAGCGGGTGAAATCTGCGGCAGACTCGGTATGGGGCAGCAGCAGATGGTGGAAATCGGACGGGCGATCCTTCAGGATGCCCGGGTCATTATCCTGGACGAACCCACCTCCAGTCTGGGAGAGCGGGAATCTGAGGAATTATTCAAAGCTGTCCGCATTTTAAAAGAGAAAAATATTGCCGTTTTATTTATCTCACATAAGTTAGAAGAAATATTTGAGATCTGTGACATTGTCACCGTAATGCGTGACGGAAAACACATCTCAACAAAACCGTCCAAAGATATGACAAAGGATTCCCTGATCGCCGATATGGTAGGACGTACCCTGGAGAATCTGTATCCCCGACTCGAGCACAATCCCGGCGAAGCGGCTCTGGAGGTATCAGAACTCACTAAAATAGGACAGTACTACAACGTCAGTTTCCAGGCAAAGCGCAGTGAAATCCTCGGCTTTTCCGGTCTGGTCGGAGCAGGCAGGACAGAGCTAATGCATGGGATCTTTGGTTCTACCGTACCGGACTCCGGGGAAATAAAAATCAACGGCAGCAAGGCGGTCATCAAATCGCCGCAGGATGCCATCAGAAAGGGAATCGCTTTCCTGACAGAAGACCGAAAGCAGGAGGGTCTGGTCCTGACTGAATCCATCGCAAGGAACCTGTCTTTGGTAAATCTCAAAAAAATACGCAAAGGTATGTTTATTGATTTTTCAAAAGTAAATAAGCAGGCAGATGCCTGTGTTGCAAAATTGAAAATCGCAACCCCGTCAATCCAAAAAAATGCCGGCGAGCTATCAGGAGGAAACCAACAGAAAGTCGTCATCGGAAAATGGATGAATCAGGATGCTGACATCTATATCTTTGACGAACCGACCAGAGGCATTGACGTCGGCGCAAAAATTGAAGTTTACAACCTGATGAATGAACTCCTCACAGCAGGCAAATGTGTGATTATGGTATCATCCGACCTCCAGGAAGTCCTTGGAATGTGCGACCGTATCATTATCATGAGAGAAGGAAAAGTCAGAGGAGAATTGTCAGCAACGGATGATCATTTCAATCAGGAAGACATTATGAAACTGGCATGGGGAGGAAAACTAGATGACTAA
- a CDS encoding sugar ABC transporter substrate-binding protein, producing MKRKMISTMLAITMAFSLIACGSSDKNAKTADSSSTTEDTSASDDSDTAVSDLKVGIVMKSSDEFQNSVVKGATEAAIKAGVPEANIKAVASTSESDSMQQVTAIEDMISNGTNILLCACQEENALKGVLGQAADAGIKVVMVDTDCPSFENKVTFIGTDNYQAAYDGALEFSKRLEEGSNVVILRGKLGDVNHESRTDGLKTALEESGMNVLEVQDANCETDKAANTMESFLSKYPGQINAVMVTSDSMAVGAAQAIESAGADGIKICGFDGFQSAIELVETGEIEMIIGQKPYEMGSEGFACGLGSLDGKTYDTYINPGIQVIDSENYKDFLS from the coding sequence ATGAAAAGAAAAATGATTAGTACAATGTTAGCGATTACAATGGCATTCTCGTTAATTGCCTGCGGTTCCAGCGATAAAAATGCCAAAACTGCCGACAGTTCATCGACAACTGAAGACACCTCAGCTTCTGATGATTCGGATACCGCAGTTTCTGACTTAAAAGTCGGAATTGTCATGAAATCTTCGGACGAGTTTCAGAATTCAGTAGTCAAGGGCGCCACAGAAGCCGCTATTAAAGCGGGTGTTCCGGAAGCCAATATTAAGGCAGTAGCCTCAACAAGCGAATCCGATTCCATGCAGCAGGTTACAGCGATCGAAGATATGATCTCGAACGGAACCAACATTCTGTTGTGTGCATGCCAGGAAGAAAATGCCCTGAAAGGCGTTCTGGGACAGGCAGCCGATGCCGGAATCAAAGTCGTGATGGTCGATACTGATTGCCCTTCCTTTGAAAATAAGGTGACCTTTATTGGCACCGATAATTATCAGGCAGCGTATGATGGGGCATTAGAATTTTCCAAAAGGCTGGAAGAAGGATCAAATGTTGTCATACTTCGCGGTAAACTCGGTGATGTGAACCACGAAAGCAGGACCGACGGTCTTAAAACTGCCCTGGAAGAATCCGGCATGAACGTTCTGGAAGTTCAGGATGCGAACTGCGAAACTGATAAGGCAGCCAATACCATGGAATCATTTCTCTCAAAATATCCCGGTCAGATAAACGCCGTAATGGTTACCTCTGATTCTATGGCAGTCGGAGCCGCTCAGGCAATCGAGAGCGCAGGTGCTGATGGAATAAAAATCTGTGGTTTTGATGGATTCCAATCAGCGATTGAATTGGTAGAAACAGGTGAAATCGAAATGATCATCGGGCAGAAACCGTATGAGATGGGCAGTGAAGGATTTGCGTGTGGACTGGGCTCACTCGACGGTAAAACATATGATACGTACATCAATCCCGGTATCCAGGTCATCGACAGCGAGAATTATAAGGATTTTCTCAGTTAA
- a CDS encoding AraC family transcriptional regulator: MDKKELSIHARFSRLHYVDRDYHFNHSQLLHSHEDCLELLYIMTGEGQYIVGGRQWPVHNGNLVICNAGVLHGETYFSANNMETYCCVLENVSVEGLLGDDFLSMTQNPILNFVEERQCVEHLILALASLNPEAAAFSKTRDLLAETILNIVCEKLLQRHQEDTVLHKNVDDFIDMVIKYLETYYKEAITLSDLGNKFHVSHYYLSHIFKEQTGYSPMKYVAQLKIGEAQKLLMNTDKSIGSISEELGFNDNSHFNVMFKKYTGLSPTEYRQYFKNTTV; encoded by the coding sequence ATGGATAAAAAAGAATTGTCGATTCATGCGCGGTTTTCCAGGCTTCATTATGTTGACCGGGATTACCATTTTAACCACTCTCAGCTTCTTCACAGCCATGAAGACTGCCTGGAGCTGCTGTATATCATGACTGGCGAGGGACAGTATATCGTTGGGGGAAGGCAGTGGCCTGTACATAATGGTAATCTGGTGATTTGCAATGCAGGGGTCCTTCATGGGGAAACGTATTTCTCTGCAAATAATATGGAGACTTACTGCTGTGTTCTCGAAAATGTATCCGTTGAGGGGCTGTTGGGCGATGATTTTCTGAGCATGACACAAAATCCGATTTTGAATTTCGTGGAAGAGCGTCAGTGTGTGGAACACCTGATTCTTGCGCTGGCATCTCTGAATCCGGAGGCGGCGGCCTTTTCGAAAACGCGCGATCTGCTCGCGGAAACGATACTTAACATTGTCTGTGAAAAGCTTCTGCAGCGGCACCAGGAGGATACGGTTCTTCATAAGAATGTTGATGATTTTATTGATATGGTAATAAAGTATCTGGAAACCTACTATAAAGAGGCGATCACACTGAGCGATCTTGGGAATAAGTTTCATGTCAGCCATTATTATCTGTCGCATATTTTTAAGGAGCAGACAGGATACTCTCCCATGAAATATGTGGCTCAGCTCAAAATTGGGGAGGCACAGAAGCTGCTGATGAATACGGATAAGTCTATCGGGTCTATCAGCGAAGAACTGGGATTTAATGACAACAGCCATTTTAATGTGATGTTTAAAAAATATACCGGGCTGTCGCCGACAGAATACCGTCAGTACTTTAAGAACACGACAGTATAA
- a CDS encoding sugar phosphate isomerase/epimerase family protein produces the protein MMKQIKIGACDWGLPGAGLYAAAIAASVGLDALSLRIGLYENDYPLTHPDMQKIYLEEQQRYGIEYCAIALNDFDNIPMHASKSTREYEIVWDLLKRAVVTARVLGVSVIQVPGFGKSEVKTEEDMENSAAAFQYLCDAAGEYGINVASENLMSPREFKAFYECVGRKNFSLYYDSQNYHLFRGYDQIEILNELYPYMCDQLHVKDGQDAMSGAVLGKGDSGFHEAMKWLGRNGYTGYILLENYYDQLPLRLNARNPFDLLREDAGVLKKAIENNWQGERN, from the coding sequence ATGATGAAACAGATTAAAATTGGAGCATGTGACTGGGGGCTTCCGGGTGCAGGACTGTATGCTGCTGCGATTGCCGCCTCCGTTGGACTGGATGCATTGTCTTTGCGGATCGGATTATATGAGAATGATTATCCGCTGACACATCCGGACATGCAGAAAATCTACCTGGAAGAACAGCAGAGATACGGGATCGAATACTGTGCGATTGCGTTGAATGATTTTGATAATATTCCTATGCATGCGAGTAAGAGTACCAGAGAGTATGAGATTGTATGGGATTTGCTGAAGCGCGCGGTTGTTACAGCGAGAGTGTTAGGGGTTTCGGTGATTCAGGTGCCGGGATTTGGAAAAAGTGAAGTGAAGACAGAAGAGGATATGGAGAACAGTGCGGCAGCTTTTCAGTACTTATGTGATGCTGCGGGCGAATATGGCATAAATGTCGCCAGCGAGAATCTGATGAGTCCCCGGGAATTCAAAGCGTTTTATGAGTGCGTGGGCCGGAAGAACTTTTCCCTTTATTATGACAGCCAGAATTACCATCTGTTTCGCGGCTATGATCAGATCGAGATCCTGAATGAGCTGTATCCGTATATGTGTGATCAGCTGCATGTGAAAGACGGACAGGATGCCATGAGCGGTGCGGTTCTGGGGAAAGGTGACTCAGGATTCCATGAAGCGATGAAGTGGCTGGGGCGGAATGGGTATACGGGATATATTCTTCTGGAAAATTACTATGATCAGCTTCCTCTGCGATTAAATGCCCGGAATCCGTTTGATTTACTGCGTGAAGATGCCGGGGTTCTGAAAAAAGCAATCGAAAACAACTGGCAGGGAGAAAGAAACTGA
- a CDS encoding AraC family transcriptional regulator, whose translation MIQCFAKNSFTPSFKDGKMPRLLSASHITIGFSQHSRILHNHKDRLELLFIRTGSGSYVVDDEYYDVKAGNIIICNAGVLHDEVPQYNRELSMLSIAIDNLQLEGLPENHLISADIKPVLKVEKHFVLMDAIFQTIFDSVAFDSEEQQETNQYLTQALLSLLIHAFKQYGQPNTEHSKEDPLLKDIKQYIDENYSEDLTLQKISDQFFISPSYLSHLFKRKLGYSPIHYIVRRRIGEAQSLLIMSQKSITEIASMVGFDNLSHFNVQFKKYVGLSPLSYRKKYTLRDPSDELTD comes from the coding sequence ATGATACAATGTTTTGCGAAAAATTCTTTTACACCTTCATTCAAAGACGGGAAAATGCCGCGCCTTCTGTCGGCCAGCCATATTACCATCGGTTTCAGCCAGCACTCCCGGATTCTGCACAATCACAAAGACAGGCTGGAACTTCTGTTCATTCGGACAGGATCGGGGTCTTACGTTGTGGACGATGAATATTATGACGTGAAAGCCGGCAATATTATCATTTGTAATGCGGGCGTCCTGCACGATGAAGTCCCTCAGTATAATCGTGAACTTTCCATGCTCTCTATCGCCATTGACAACCTTCAGCTGGAGGGACTCCCCGAAAATCATCTGATCTCAGCTGATATCAAACCGGTTCTGAAAGTCGAGAAACATTTTGTCCTCATGGATGCGATCTTCCAGACCATTTTCGATTCCGTCGCTTTCGACAGTGAGGAGCAGCAGGAAACCAATCAGTATCTGACGCAGGCTCTTTTGTCCCTGCTGATCCATGCATTCAAACAGTACGGACAGCCAAACACTGAACACTCAAAGGAAGATCCTCTGTTAAAGGACATCAAGCAATATATTGATGAGAATTATTCCGAAGACCTGACCCTCCAGAAGATCAGCGACCAGTTTTTTATCAGCCCGTCCTATCTGTCACACCTGTTCAAGCGGAAACTGGGCTACTCCCCGATCCATTATATCGTAAGGCGCCGGATCGGAGAGGCACAGTCGCTGCTGATCATGTCGCAGAAATCCATTACGGAAATCGCGTCCATGGTCGGTTTTGACAACTTAAGCCACTTTAACGTCCAGTTCAAAAAATACGTAGGACTCTCCCCGCTGTCCTACCGAAAAAAATACACCTTGCGGGACCCTTCAGACGAGTTAACGGATTAA